A DNA window from Xanthomonas campestris pv. campestris str. ATCC 33913 contains the following coding sequences:
- a CDS encoding M1 family metallopeptidase: protein MRRLACLLAPSVLALCCGSALAQSAGELVPNGRLPTWAVPEHYSLAIKVDPEQAQFSGRTTIRVQLKQASDHLWLHGKELKVSKATVKPAKGKALTARYVDADAQAGVVRLDFGRTLKPQTLTVDITYSAPLNQQLQGLYQVKYQGKAYAMTQMEPISARYAFPSFDEPAFKTPFDLSLTVPADDQALANTIATSTKPAGKGWKTVSFAPTLPLPTYLVAYAAGPWDVVDVPAMPATPQRPTSTPLRGIAAQGQGPRITPALDQTPAIIAALEDYYAFGYPFDKLDLVAAPDFSAGAMENPGFVTFRDWLLLLDKDSPAENVQRSFNTNAHELAHQWTGDTVTMAWWDDLWLNEAFATWMQQKITMQLHPEYRANLDRIGGAQHAMDNDSLVSARKIRQPITGNGDIETAFDGITYQKGAAVLAMFEGFVGEDVFREGMRAYIAKHKFGSATADGLVDAIAEAAGKGENFKAAFRSFLNQPGVPYLQTQVAREGGKTVVKLQQQRYLPLGSSGSTAQQWGVPVCVKYGKGKNQVGTACQLLESGSGSIVLEGAGKNTWVFPNARGAGYYRFSLPKKQLAALGKQVAQLDDNEKLSYADAIDAAYRHGDADTEVVLAAMKQLAGAESADVSTALVDRFVWIWRHQATTDAQRATLRKAAEQAYLPRLRQLGYTRRAKESIDETTLRASLAGLFGLRLQTPEVRSALLAQGDAVLAGGGNGLNFAAANPDLLGTVLAVTAQERGAAAVQTLIQALRTHADPAQRNAMIAALGAVQDPALLTQVRDFALTDAIKVGEMKSLLTRGHSYDASHASMWPWFTANFDRIVQRSGSFDGGGLPSLGASNGCSVEEADRLDAFFKPRLATLSGADRGLAQTGEAIRLCAALKQAQTAKR, encoded by the coding sequence ATGCGTCGTCTTGCCTGCCTGCTTGCTCCCTCCGTCCTTGCGCTGTGCTGCGGGAGTGCCCTGGCGCAATCCGCCGGCGAGCTGGTGCCCAATGGCCGCCTGCCCACCTGGGCGGTGCCCGAGCACTACAGTCTGGCGATCAAGGTGGATCCGGAGCAGGCGCAGTTCAGCGGCCGCACCACCATCCGCGTGCAGCTCAAGCAGGCATCGGACCATCTCTGGCTGCACGGCAAGGAGCTGAAGGTCAGCAAGGCCACTGTGAAGCCGGCCAAGGGCAAGGCGCTCACCGCACGCTACGTCGATGCCGATGCGCAGGCCGGCGTGGTGCGCCTGGACTTCGGCCGCACGCTCAAACCGCAGACGCTCACCGTGGACATCACCTACAGCGCGCCGCTCAATCAGCAACTGCAGGGCCTGTATCAGGTGAAGTACCAGGGCAAGGCATATGCGATGACGCAGATGGAGCCGATCAGTGCGCGCTACGCGTTCCCCAGTTTCGATGAGCCCGCGTTCAAGACGCCCTTCGACCTGAGCCTGACCGTGCCCGCCGACGATCAGGCCTTGGCCAACACCATCGCCACCTCCACCAAGCCGGCTGGCAAGGGCTGGAAGACGGTGAGCTTCGCACCGACGCTGCCGCTGCCCACCTATCTGGTGGCCTACGCGGCCGGCCCGTGGGATGTGGTGGATGTGCCGGCCATGCCGGCCACCCCACAGCGCCCCACGTCCACACCGCTACGTGGCATCGCCGCCCAGGGCCAGGGCCCGCGCATCACCCCCGCGCTGGATCAGACTCCGGCGATTATTGCGGCGCTGGAGGACTACTACGCCTTCGGTTACCCGTTCGACAAACTCGACCTGGTTGCCGCACCGGACTTCAGCGCCGGCGCCATGGAAAACCCGGGGTTTGTGACCTTCCGCGACTGGCTGTTGCTGCTGGACAAGGACTCGCCGGCCGAAAACGTGCAGCGCTCCTTCAACACCAACGCGCACGAGCTGGCGCACCAATGGACCGGCGACACCGTCACCATGGCGTGGTGGGACGATTTGTGGTTGAACGAAGCGTTCGCCACCTGGATGCAGCAGAAGATCACCATGCAGCTGCACCCGGAATACCGCGCCAATCTGGATCGCATCGGCGGTGCGCAGCACGCGATGGATAACGACAGCCTGGTCAGCGCACGCAAGATCCGCCAGCCGATCACCGGCAATGGCGACATCGAAACCGCCTTCGACGGCATCACCTACCAGAAGGGCGCGGCGGTGCTGGCGATGTTCGAAGGCTTCGTCGGCGAGGACGTGTTCCGCGAGGGCATGCGCGCCTACATCGCCAAGCACAAGTTTGGCAGCGCCACCGCCGATGGCCTGGTCGATGCGATCGCCGAAGCCGCCGGCAAGGGCGAAAATTTCAAGGCCGCGTTCCGCAGCTTCCTGAATCAGCCGGGCGTGCCGTACCTGCAGACGCAGGTGGCGCGCGAAGGCGGCAAGACCGTGGTCAAACTGCAACAGCAGCGCTACCTGCCGCTGGGCTCATCCGGTTCCACCGCGCAGCAGTGGGGCGTGCCGGTGTGCGTGAAGTACGGCAAGGGCAAGAATCAGGTGGGCACCGCCTGCCAACTGCTGGAAAGCGGCAGCGGCAGCATCGTGCTGGAAGGTGCCGGCAAGAACACCTGGGTGTTCCCGAATGCGCGTGGCGCCGGCTACTACCGTTTCAGCCTGCCGAAGAAACAGCTGGCCGCGCTCGGCAAGCAGGTCGCCCAGCTCGACGACAACGAAAAGCTCTCCTACGCCGACGCCATCGATGCGGCGTATCGCCACGGCGATGCCGACACCGAGGTGGTGCTGGCGGCGATGAAGCAACTGGCCGGCGCCGAGTCTGCCGATGTGTCCACCGCGTTGGTGGACCGCTTTGTCTGGATCTGGCGCCACCAGGCCACCACCGATGCGCAGCGCGCCACCCTGCGCAAGGCGGCCGAGCAGGCCTACCTGCCGCGTCTGCGTCAGCTCGGCTACACCCGCCGCGCCAAGGAGTCGATCGACGAAACCACATTGCGTGCGTCCCTGGCCGGCCTGTTCGGCCTGCGGCTACAAACCCCGGAGGTGCGCAGCGCGCTGCTGGCCCAGGGCGATGCGGTGCTGGCAGGTGGCGGCAATGGCCTGAACTTCGCCGCGGCCAATCCCGACCTGCTCGGCACCGTGCTGGCGGTGACCGCGCAGGAGCGCGGCGCCGCGGCCGTGCAGACGCTGATCCAGGCGCTGCGCACGCATGCCGACCCGGCGCAGCGCAACGCGATGATCGCCGCGCTCGGCGCGGTGCAGGATCCGGCGCTGCTCACCCAGGTGCGCGACTTTGCATTGACCGATGCGATCAAGGTCGGCGAGATGAAGAGCCTGCTGACGCGTGGGCATAGCTATGACGCCTCGCATGCCTCGATGTGGCCGTGGTTCACCGCCAACTTCGACCGCATCGTGCAGCGCAGTGGCTCGTTCGATGGTGGCGGCCTGCCGTCGCTGGGCGCGTCCAACGGCTGCAGCGTGGAGGAAGCCGATCGTCTGGATGCGTTCTTCAAGCCGCGCCTGGCCACGCTCAGCGGCGCCGACCGCGGCCTGGCCCAGACCGGCGAGGCGATCCGCCTGTGCGCCGCGCTCAAGCAGGCGCAGACCGCCAAGCGCTGA
- a CDS encoding efflux RND transporter permease subunit, with the protein MKLSDLSITRPVMAVVMSLLLIVLGVMSFTRLTLRELPAIDPPIVSVDVEYTGASAAVVESRITQVLEDALAGIEGIETIEARSRNGSSDISIEFVPTRDVEAAANDVRDAVSRVSDRMPDQARPPEISKVESDADPILWLNMSSSTMDTLQLSDYAERYVVDRFSSLDGVAQVRIGGRQRYAMRIWLDRDQLAARALTVADVETALQNENVELPAGSIESAQRDFTLRVERSYLKPEDFAKLPLSKGEGGYVVRLGDVAKVELTSAERRAYFQSNGVPNVGLGIVRNSTANALDVAREARAQAEEIQKTLPQGTNIFVAFDTTTFIDAAVERVYHTLIEAVVLVLVVIWVFLGSARAALIPAVTVPVCLIAAFIALYAFDFSINLLTLLALVLCIGLVVDDAIVVVENIQRRIDLGEPPLVAAKRGTGQVAFAVIATTAVLVAVFLPVGFLEGNTGRLFRELAVALAAAVAISAFVALTLTPMMSSKLLRAHDQAKPNRFHQWFNRRMQAVSAAYGRSLERHVQRTWIFALLMLLALGASAWLMSRIPSELAPAEDRGNFQIMIDGPEGAGFDYTVGQMHQVEDILRPYVGADKPIVRANPRVPGGFGSSEEMHTGRVSVFLQDWEKRDRPTTEVADELQQKLNVLTGVRARTQVSGGLVRSRGQPFQMVLGCPDYAEIAQWRDRILQRMESNPGLVGADSDYKETRPQMRVNIDRLRAADLGVSVTAIGGALEALMGSRRVTTFVDNGEEYDVMLQAGREGRMSPEDLTAIRVRSIRGELIPLSNLVTLSEVAEAGTLNRFNRLRAITISAGLAPGYPLGDAIAWAQQTAQEELPEYAQVEWKGESREYQQSGSAVLLTFGMALLVVYLVLAAQFESFAHPLVIMLTVPLAVLGALVGLWLTGGTLNLFSQIGIVMLVGLAAKNGILIVEFANQLRDEGRSVHAAIVESASVRLRPILMTSIATVVGAIPLVVAGGPGSASRATIGVVVIFGVSLSTLLSLYVVPAFYSLIAPYTKSPEALARELDALEARTPSVGGHA; encoded by the coding sequence ATGAAGCTCTCCGACCTGTCCATTACCCGCCCGGTGATGGCGGTGGTGATGAGCCTGTTGCTGATCGTGCTGGGCGTGATGTCCTTCACCCGGCTCACGCTGCGTGAATTGCCGGCGATCGACCCGCCCATCGTCTCGGTGGACGTGGAGTACACCGGCGCCTCGGCGGCAGTGGTGGAAAGCCGCATCACCCAGGTGCTGGAAGACGCATTGGCCGGCATCGAGGGGATCGAAACCATCGAGGCACGCAGCCGCAATGGTTCGTCGGACATCAGCATCGAGTTCGTGCCGACGCGCGATGTGGAAGCGGCTGCCAACGACGTGCGCGACGCGGTCAGCCGCGTGTCCGACCGCATGCCGGATCAGGCGCGCCCGCCGGAGATTTCCAAGGTCGAATCCGACGCCGACCCCATTCTGTGGCTCAACATGAGCTCCAGCACGATGGACACGCTGCAGCTGTCCGACTACGCCGAACGCTATGTCGTTGACCGCTTCTCCAGCCTGGACGGCGTGGCGCAGGTGCGCATCGGCGGGCGGCAGCGCTACGCGATGCGCATCTGGCTGGACCGCGACCAATTGGCCGCGCGCGCACTCACCGTGGCCGATGTGGAAACCGCGCTGCAAAACGAAAACGTGGAGTTGCCGGCCGGCAGCATCGAATCGGCGCAGCGCGACTTCACCTTGCGCGTGGAGCGCAGCTATCTCAAACCGGAGGACTTCGCCAAGCTGCCGCTGAGCAAGGGCGAGGGCGGCTATGTGGTGCGGCTGGGCGACGTGGCCAAGGTGGAGCTCACCTCGGCCGAACGGCGCGCGTATTTCCAGAGCAATGGCGTACCCAACGTGGGCCTGGGCATCGTGCGCAACTCCACCGCCAACGCGCTGGACGTAGCACGCGAAGCACGCGCGCAGGCCGAAGAAATCCAGAAGACCCTGCCGCAGGGCACCAACATCTTCGTTGCCTTCGACACCACCACCTTCATCGATGCGGCGGTGGAGCGCGTCTATCACACGCTGATCGAAGCGGTGGTGCTGGTGCTGGTGGTGATCTGGGTGTTCTTGGGCAGCGCACGCGCGGCCTTGATTCCGGCCGTTACCGTGCCGGTGTGTCTGATCGCTGCGTTCATTGCGCTATACGCGTTCGACTTCTCGATCAACCTGCTCACCCTGCTCGCGTTGGTGCTGTGTATCGGCCTGGTGGTCGACGATGCGATTGTGGTGGTGGAAAACATCCAGCGCCGCATCGACCTCGGCGAGCCGCCGCTGGTGGCCGCCAAGCGCGGTACCGGCCAGGTGGCGTTCGCGGTGATTGCGACCACCGCGGTGCTGGTGGCGGTGTTTTTGCCGGTGGGCTTTCTGGAAGGCAATACCGGGCGGCTGTTCCGTGAGCTGGCGGTGGCACTGGCGGCAGCGGTGGCGATTTCGGCCTTCGTGGCGCTGACGCTCACGCCGATGATGTCGTCCAAGCTATTGCGCGCGCACGACCAGGCCAAGCCCAATCGTTTCCATCAGTGGTTCAACAGGCGCATGCAAGCGGTGTCGGCCGCCTACGGGCGATCGCTGGAGCGGCATGTGCAGCGCACCTGGATCTTCGCGCTACTGATGCTGTTGGCGCTGGGCGCCAGCGCGTGGTTGATGAGCCGCATTCCGTCCGAACTGGCTCCGGCCGAGGACCGCGGCAACTTCCAGATCATGATCGACGGCCCGGAAGGTGCGGGCTTCGATTACACGGTTGGCCAGATGCATCAGGTGGAAGACATCCTGCGCCCGTACGTGGGCGCGGACAAACCCATCGTGCGTGCCAATCCGCGCGTGCCCGGCGGGTTTGGCAGCAGCGAGGAAATGCACACCGGCCGCGTGAGTGTGTTCCTGCAGGATTGGGAAAAACGTGACCGCCCCACCACCGAGGTTGCCGACGAGCTGCAGCAGAAACTCAACGTGCTGACCGGCGTGCGTGCGCGCACCCAGGTGAGCGGCGGGCTGGTACGCAGCCGCGGCCAACCGTTCCAGATGGTGCTGGGCTGCCCGGATTACGCGGAGATCGCGCAATGGCGCGACCGCATCCTGCAGCGCATGGAATCCAATCCCGGCCTGGTGGGCGCGGATTCGGACTACAAGGAAACCCGCCCGCAGATGCGTGTGAATATCGATCGCCTGCGCGCGGCGGATCTGGGCGTGTCGGTCACTGCGATTGGCGGCGCGCTGGAAGCGTTGATGGGCTCGCGCCGCGTGACCACCTTCGTCGACAACGGCGAAGAATACGACGTGATGCTGCAGGCCGGCCGCGAAGGCCGCATGTCGCCCGAAGACCTCACCGCCATCCGCGTGCGCTCGATCCGTGGCGAGCTGATTCCGCTGTCCAACCTGGTCACGCTCAGCGAAGTGGCTGAAGCCGGTACGTTGAACCGCTTCAATCGGCTGCGCGCAATCACCATCAGTGCCGGCCTGGCGCCGGGCTATCCGCTGGGCGATGCCATCGCCTGGGCGCAGCAGACTGCGCAGGAAGAGTTGCCCGAGTACGCGCAGGTGGAATGGAAGGGCGAATCGCGTGAGTACCAGCAATCCGGCAGTGCGGTGCTGCTCACCTTCGGCATGGCCTTGCTGGTGGTGTATCTGGTGCTGGCCGCGCAGTTCGAGAGCTTCGCCCATCCGCTGGTGATCATGCTGACGGTGCCGCTGGCAGTGCTGGGCGCGCTGGTCGGCCTGTGGCTCACCGGCGGCACGCTCAATCTGTTCAGTCAGATCGGCATCGTGATGTTGGTGGGTTTGGCGGCCAAGAACGGCATTCTGATCGTGGAGTTTGCCAATCAGCTGCGCGACGAAGGCCGCAGTGTGCACGCGGCCATCGTCGAATCGGCATCGGTGCGCCTGCGCCCGATCCTGATGACCTCCATCGCCACGGTGGTCGGCGCGATTCCGTTAGTGGTGGCCGGCGGGCCCGGTTCGGCCAGCCGCGCCACCATCGGCGTGGTGGTGATCTTTGGTGTGTCGTTGTCCACGCTGCTGTCGCTGTACGTGGTGCCGGCGTTCTACAGCCTGATTGCCCCGTACACCAAGTCACCGGAAGCGCTGGCGCGCGAGCTGGATGCCTTGGAGGCACGCACGCCTTCGGTGGGTGGACACGCGTAA
- a CDS encoding efflux RND transporter periplasmic adaptor subunit, with translation MLVRPSARFCVALLLAVGLTSCARQTSAPAASKPIPVVVQTVSVQPWNSTVQSIATVRARESVALTAAVSDVVEQVNFDSGDEVKAGQLLLRLRGNSQQAALTAAQATFEETEQLYRRQLSLVGQQLVAKSTVDTQRALRDAAEARVQQMRAEITDREVRAPFSGVLGIRQVSPGSLITASTVITTLDDVERMYVDFQVPESQLGLVELGNAVNGSAAAYPGAQFEGEVAAIDSRIDETTRSVTVRADFPNDDRRLRPGMLLDVRLFQPARQALVIPEIAVVQVGRESYVFRVKPDSSVERADVRLGERRDGKVEILEGVKAGERIVVDGAGKLRPGLKIDAQAAPANANATATAGKQAVQ, from the coding sequence ATGCTTGTTCGACCCAGCGCACGTTTTTGCGTGGCGCTTTTGTTGGCCGTCGGGCTGACCAGTTGCGCCCGCCAGACCAGTGCGCCCGCCGCCAGCAAACCGATTCCGGTCGTCGTGCAAACGGTGAGCGTGCAGCCATGGAATTCGACCGTGCAGTCGATCGCGACCGTGCGTGCGCGCGAGTCGGTGGCGCTGACCGCCGCGGTGAGCGATGTGGTGGAGCAGGTGAACTTCGACAGTGGCGACGAGGTCAAGGCCGGGCAGCTGCTGCTGCGCCTGCGTGGCAATTCGCAGCAGGCCGCGTTGACCGCCGCCCAGGCCACCTTCGAGGAAACCGAGCAGCTGTATCGGCGCCAGCTGAGCCTGGTCGGCCAGCAACTGGTGGCCAAGTCCACCGTGGACACCCAACGCGCGCTGCGCGACGCCGCCGAGGCGCGCGTGCAGCAGATGCGCGCGGAGATCACCGACCGCGAGGTGCGCGCGCCGTTCTCCGGCGTGCTCGGCATCCGTCAGGTCAGCCCCGGGTCGCTGATCACCGCCAGCACCGTGATCACCACGCTCGATGATGTCGAGCGCATGTATGTGGATTTCCAGGTGCCCGAGTCGCAGCTCGGCCTGGTCGAGCTTGGCAACGCGGTCAACGGCAGTGCCGCCGCCTACCCGGGCGCGCAGTTCGAAGGTGAAGTGGCGGCGATCGATTCGCGCATCGATGAGACCACGCGGTCGGTCACCGTGCGGGCGGATTTCCCCAACGACGACCGCCGGCTGCGCCCGGGCATGTTGCTGGATGTGCGGCTGTTCCAGCCGGCGCGGCAGGCGCTGGTGATCCCGGAGATTGCGGTGGTGCAGGTGGGGCGCGAGTCGTATGTGTTCCGGGTCAAGCCGGACAGCAGCGTGGAGCGCGCCGACGTGCGGCTGGGCGAGCGCCGCGATGGCAAGGTGGAAATCCTCGAAGGCGTCAAAGCCGGTGAGCGCATCGTGGTGGATGGCGCCGGCAAGTTGCGCCCGGGCCTGAAGATCGACGCGCAGGCCGCGCCGGCAAACGCCAATGCGACCGCCACCGCCGGCAAGCAGGCCGTGCAATGA
- the cysN gene encoding sulfate adenylyltransferase subunit CysN codes for MREETAFAIPDSPLPNPSAISTYLQQHESKPLLRFITCGSVDDGKSTLIGRLLYDSKRLFDDQLAALESDSKRHGTQGEGIDYALLVDGLAAEREQGITIDVAYRYFDTDQRKFIVADCPGHEQYTRNMATGASTADVAVVLVDARKGVLVQTRRHSYIVSLLGIRHVVLAVNKMDLVDYDAQVFATIVDSYRALAAQLGIADVQCIPLSALAGDNLSSASTRMPWYQGPHLLQHLDSVQLETPDAVSGLRLPVQWVNRPNAQFRGYAGTIAAGQVRSGDVVVVVPSGRRAHVASVLDANGVVDSARAGQAVTLTLREEIDISRGDIIAAVDDPPEVADQFAAHVLWMDDAALLPGRPYWLKIGTRTVAASISEIKHKVDVNTQERLAAKRLELNEVGYCNLSLDEPIAFAPYARNRVLGGFILIDRQTNATVAAGALEFALRRAGNVHWQHLDVDRAARARIKGQAPRVLWFTGLSGAGKSTVANLVDKRLHALGYHTFILDGDNVRHGLNRDLGFTDEDRVENIRRVAEVARLMADAGLIVLVSFISPFRAERQLARERFDSGEFVEVFVDVPLAVAEARDVKGLYRKARAGQIPNFTGIDSPYEAPERPEIHLHADGENVEALARHVLEYLGLER; via the coding sequence ATGAGGGAGGAGACCGCTTTTGCGATTCCCGATTCCCCACTCCCCAATCCCAGCGCCATCAGCACCTACCTCCAGCAGCACGAATCCAAACCGTTGCTGCGCTTCATCACCTGCGGCAGCGTGGACGATGGCAAGAGCACGCTTATCGGGCGGTTGTTGTACGACAGCAAGCGGCTGTTCGATGACCAGCTGGCCGCGCTGGAAAGCGACAGCAAGCGCCATGGCACGCAGGGCGAAGGCATCGATTACGCCTTGCTGGTGGATGGGCTGGCCGCCGAGCGTGAGCAGGGCATCACCATCGATGTGGCGTACCGCTACTTCGATACCGACCAACGCAAGTTCATCGTTGCCGATTGCCCCGGGCATGAGCAGTACACGCGCAATATGGCCACCGGCGCCTCCACCGCCGATGTGGCGGTGGTGCTGGTGGATGCGCGCAAGGGCGTGCTGGTGCAGACGCGGCGGCACAGCTACATCGTCTCGTTGCTGGGCATTCGCCACGTGGTGCTGGCGGTCAACAAGATGGACCTGGTGGACTACGACGCGCAGGTGTTCGCCACCATCGTCGACAGCTACCGCGCCCTGGCGGCGCAGTTGGGCATTGCCGATGTGCAGTGCATTCCGCTGTCTGCACTGGCCGGCGACAACCTGTCCAGCGCGTCCACGCGCATGCCGTGGTACCAGGGGCCGCATCTGCTGCAGCACCTGGACAGCGTGCAGCTGGAGACGCCCGACGCAGTGAGTGGATTGCGCCTGCCGGTGCAGTGGGTCAATCGGCCCAACGCGCAGTTCCGTGGCTATGCCGGCACCATTGCTGCCGGCCAGGTACGCAGCGGCGATGTGGTGGTGGTGGTGCCGTCCGGGCGCCGCGCGCATGTGGCGAGCGTGCTGGATGCCAATGGCGTGGTCGACAGCGCACGCGCCGGGCAGGCCGTGACGCTGACCTTGCGCGAAGAGATCGACATCAGCCGCGGCGACATCATCGCCGCCGTGGACGACCCGCCGGAAGTGGCCGACCAGTTCGCCGCGCACGTGCTGTGGATGGACGATGCCGCGTTGCTGCCGGGCCGCCCGTACTGGCTCAAGATCGGCACCCGCACCGTCGCCGCCAGCATCAGCGAGATCAAGCACAAGGTCGATGTGAACACGCAGGAGCGGCTGGCCGCCAAGCGGCTGGAGCTCAACGAGGTGGGCTACTGCAACCTGTCGCTGGACGAGCCGATCGCGTTTGCCCCGTATGCGCGCAACCGGGTGTTGGGCGGCTTCATCCTGATCGACCGGCAGACCAATGCCACGGTCGCGGCCGGTGCGCTGGAGTTCGCGTTGCGCCGCGCCGGCAATGTGCATTGGCAGCACCTGGATGTGGACCGCGCCGCGCGTGCGCGCATCAAGGGCCAGGCGCCACGTGTGCTGTGGTTCACAGGCCTGTCCGGTGCGGGCAAGTCCACGGTGGCCAACCTGGTGGACAAGCGCCTGCATGCGCTGGGCTATCACACCTTCATCCTGGACGGCGACAACGTGCGCCACGGGCTCAACCGCGATCTGGGCTTCACCGACGAGGACCGCGTGGAGAACATCCGCCGCGTGGCCGAGGTCGCACGGCTGATGGCCGATGCCGGGCTGATCGTGCTGGTGAGCTTCATTTCCCCGTTCCGTGCCGAACGCCAGCTGGCACGCGAGCGTTTTGACTCGGGTGAATTCGTCGAAGTGTTTGTGGACGTGCCTCTGGCGGTCGCCGAGGCACGCGACGTGAAAGGCCTCTACCGCAAGGCCCGCGCCGGGCAGATTCCCAATTTCACCGGGATCGATTCGCCGTACGAGGCGCCCGAGCGCCCGGAAATCCATCTTCACGCCGATGGTGAGAACGTAGAGGCGCTGGCGCGGCATGTCCTGGAATACCTGGGCCTGGAGCGCTGA